The following are encoded together in the Desulfomonilaceae bacterium genome:
- a CDS encoding aspartate-semialdehyde dehydrogenase, with translation MKKDGYTVAVVGATGAVGNMMIKVLERRSFPVKDLVLLASGRSSGRKLEFNGKEYPVQELKESSFEGVDIGLFSAGGSISAKFAPCAAQAGCVVVDNTAHFRMDPDVPLVVPEVNPEQIANYTVKNIIANPNCSTIQMLVALKPIHDAARIKRIVVSTYQSVSGTGKDALEEMLLQSRSMANAIDWTKDDSLNILWAGLKPFRQVETSVYPHRIAFECLPHIDVFLPNNYTKEEMKMVWETGKILDPAIKVTATTVRVPTFFGHSESVNIETETKLTAEQARDALRKAPGIKVLDDPSKNEYPLTALAAGEDFTLVGRIREDESIDNGLNIWVVSDNILKGAALNAVQIAEILIDKYL, from the coding sequence ATGAAAAAGGATGGTTACACTGTTGCAGTAGTCGGGGCTACCGGCGCTGTGGGCAATATGATGATCAAGGTTCTCGAACGACGCTCTTTCCCTGTTAAGGATTTAGTTCTGCTGGCTTCCGGCAGGTCATCCGGAAGGAAGCTTGAATTTAACGGAAAGGAATATCCGGTCCAGGAGCTTAAAGAATCATCGTTTGAAGGGGTAGATATAGGCCTTTTTTCAGCCGGAGGATCAATAAGCGCGAAATTTGCCCCATGCGCGGCGCAGGCTGGATGTGTAGTGGTGGACAATACGGCCCATTTCAGGATGGATCCGGATGTGCCCCTCGTTGTTCCAGAGGTAAATCCCGAACAAATAGCCAATTACACCGTAAAGAACATAATCGCCAACCCGAATTGTTCTACAATTCAAATGCTGGTGGCTTTGAAACCGATCCATGACGCCGCAAGAATAAAACGAATCGTAGTTTCAACATATCAATCAGTTTCGGGAACCGGCAAGGACGCATTGGAGGAAATGCTGCTACAATCCCGCAGCATGGCGAACGCTATCGACTGGACCAAAGATGATAGCTTGAATATACTCTGGGCCGGATTAAAACCGTTTCGTCAGGTCGAAACCAGTGTTTACCCTCATCGCATAGCCTTCGAATGTTTACCTCACATAGATGTCTTTCTTCCTAATAATTACACAAAGGAAGAAATGAAGATGGTCTGGGAGACGGGGAAAATTCTGGATCCCGCTATAAAGGTGACCGCCACGACAGTCAGAGTCCCCACGTTTTTTGGACACTCTGAATCCGTGAACATAGAAACGGAAACAAAGCTTACGGCTGAACAGGCAAGGGATGCTCTTCGCAAAGCGCCCGGGATTAAGGTTCTGGATGATCCTTCCAAAAATGAATACCCTCTGACAGCTCTGGCCGCTGGAGAGGATTTTACCCTAGTCGGGAGAATCAGAGAGGATGAGTCTATAGACAACGGTCTGAATATTTGGGTTGTTTCAGATAACATTCTAAAAGGGGCAGCGTTGAACGCTGTGCAAATAGCCGAAATACTTATAGACAAATATCTCTAG
- a CDS encoding sulfite exporter TauE/SafE family protein — translation MTRTGKPGAFCLALLLSVTVFAGAVFAGADVMAADNASSAPWWMWPLVLLVVTFVMGIAAVLGGVGGGVLFVPIISGFFPFHLDFVRGAGLLVALAGALAAGPGLLKMNLASLRLAVPVALIASSFAIIGAMVGLALPTQVVQIALGVTILGICILMLTAKKSTVPDVPKADRISSILRIYGVYQEASTGEIIDWKIHRTWQGLVLFVVIGIMAGMFGLGAGWANVPVLNLLMGAPLKISVATSKFLLSITDTSAAWIYLNQGCVIPMIVVPSLIGIMGGSFVGVRLLRVAKPGLVRWIVIGMLGFAGLKALTKGLGF, via the coding sequence ATGACAAGGACCGGTAAACCAGGCGCGTTTTGTCTGGCGCTCCTATTGTCGGTTACCGTTTTTGCCGGCGCCGTTTTCGCCGGCGCCGATGTAATGGCGGCTGATAACGCGTCATCAGCTCCATGGTGGATGTGGCCCCTTGTTCTTTTGGTGGTCACGTTTGTCATGGGGATTGCGGCTGTCCTAGGGGGAGTTGGCGGTGGCGTTTTGTTCGTTCCTATAATAAGTGGCTTTTTCCCGTTCCACTTGGATTTTGTCCGTGGAGCCGGTTTGTTGGTTGCCTTGGCGGGCGCTCTTGCGGCTGGTCCTGGGCTGTTGAAGATGAATCTGGCCAGTTTAAGGCTTGCTGTGCCTGTAGCTCTGATAGCCAGTTCTTTTGCGATTATCGGAGCCATGGTAGGCCTGGCTCTGCCCACTCAAGTTGTTCAGATCGCATTAGGGGTGACAATCCTTGGGATTTGCATTCTAATGCTCACAGCGAAAAAATCCACGGTGCCTGATGTCCCCAAGGCGGATCGAATATCGTCTATATTGAGAATTTATGGGGTTTATCAAGAAGCCAGCACAGGTGAAATAATAGATTGGAAAATTCACAGGACGTGGCAGGGGCTCGTCCTGTTTGTGGTCATCGGGATCATGGCGGGTATGTTTGGACTTGGCGCTGGCTGGGCCAATGTGCCTGTGCTGAATCTACTCATGGGAGCCCCATTGAAAATAAGCGTGGCCACCAGTAAATTCTTGTTATCCATTACCGACACATCAGCGGCCTGGATTTATCTGAACCAGGGATGCGTCATTCCGATGATCGTAGTTCCTTCCCTGATCGGGATCATGGGCGGCTCTTTTGTAGGGGTGCGTTTGTTGAGAGTAGCCAAGCCGGGTCTGGTCAGATGGATTGTTATAGGCATGCTGGGTTTTGCCGGTCTCAAAGCCCTGACTAAAGGGTTGGGTTTTTAA
- a CDS encoding response regulator: MKDWKVLLVDDEEEFVVTLAERLRMRGIQAETELDGAAALNKLETYTPQVVVLDLMMPGMTGLTVLERIKQLYPKMEVILLTGIGSTSEGVAGMRLGAFDYLMKPLQIEELIEKIGLAVNRNLRTP; this comes from the coding sequence ATGAAAGACTGGAAAGTCCTTCTAGTTGATGATGAAGAGGAATTCGTGGTGACCCTTGCGGAAAGGCTGAGGATGCGCGGAATCCAGGCTGAAACTGAACTGGACGGCGCAGCGGCGCTTAATAAACTTGAGACTTACACACCGCAAGTAGTGGTGCTGGACCTTATGATGCCGGGAATGACCGGGTTGACCGTTCTGGAGCGAATAAAGCAGCTTTATCCGAAAATGGAAGTCATTTTGCTAACAGGTATCGGATCTACCTCGGAAGGTGTTGCGGGCATGAGGCTAGGAGCCTTCGATTATTTGATGAAGCCTTTGCAAATAGAAGAGTTGATTGAAAAAATCGGATTGGCCGTCAACAGGAATCTCAGGACACCATAA
- a CDS encoding response regulator, producing MMIKVLLVDDEKEFTELLSERLEVRGFRTRVANDGDEAISKLKEESADVVLLDVMMPGKSGIETLKEIKQLWPLIEVIMLTGHGTVETAIEGMKVGAYDYLLKPTGTEDLSEKIKNSYQRKAEHEERIRQAEINKIIEHKGW from the coding sequence ATGATGATCAAGGTCCTTTTGGTTGATGATGAAAAGGAATTTACCGAACTGCTTTCCGAGCGTCTTGAAGTAAGAGGATTTAGAACCAGGGTGGCTAATGATGGAGATGAGGCTATTTCCAAACTAAAGGAAGAAAGCGCGGATGTGGTATTGCTGGATGTCATGATGCCAGGCAAGAGCGGGATAGAAACCCTTAAGGAAATTAAGCAGTTGTGGCCTCTGATAGAGGTCATCATGTTGACAGGTCACGGCACTGTCGAGACAGCCATAGAAGGAATGAAAGTAGGGGCATATGACTATCTTCTGAAGCCGACCGGAACAGAAGATCTTTCGGAAAAGATCAAAAACTCGTACCAGAGAAAAGCTGAGCATGAGGAAAGAATTCGGCAAGCGGAAATAAACAAGATAATTGAACATAAAGGATGGTGA
- a CDS encoding outer membrane lipoprotein-sorting protein yields MRKSFLSFVTLWAVCAYCLTPAFCEMTAEEILTKSAEQGFKDTFRIALTIQTFKGQKKSSTQALWVSGRLKNGQADFFFDFDEPKESKGLRFLLLTKPDEQPKIFMYLPATGKTLPVVTDHPSSDIGGTGLHIDDILGFVPKSGEKYSISGEEKLNGQDCWIIKIVRPDNKGERLLWVQKNNFITVKSQDLDNDKKITRTYRVIEFFKTEDGKEFPREEEITDPKKNSRILVRQENAVFGIELSGKLFDPQQFGTYKWKN; encoded by the coding sequence ATGAGAAAAAGTTTTTTATCCTTCGTCACCTTGTGGGCTGTTTGCGCATACTGCCTTACTCCCGCGTTTTGCGAAATGACCGCTGAGGAAATCCTTACGAAAAGCGCTGAGCAGGGCTTTAAAGACACTTTTAGAATAGCGCTCACGATTCAGACGTTCAAAGGCCAAAAAAAATCGTCTACCCAGGCGCTATGGGTCTCGGGCAGACTGAAAAATGGTCAGGCCGACTTCTTTTTTGATTTCGATGAACCCAAGGAATCAAAAGGGTTACGCTTTTTGCTGTTAACCAAGCCGGACGAACAGCCCAAGATTTTTATGTACTTGCCCGCGACTGGAAAGACTTTACCCGTAGTGACCGACCATCCCTCGTCGGACATTGGAGGCACGGGATTGCATATCGATGACATCCTGGGTTTTGTTCCAAAATCCGGAGAGAAATACTCAATTTCCGGAGAAGAGAAACTGAATGGGCAGGATTGTTGGATTATCAAGATTGTGAGGCCCGACAACAAGGGTGAACGTCTCCTCTGGGTTCAGAAAAACAATTTTATTACCGTAAAGTCTCAAGATCTGGATAACGACAAGAAAATCACAAGAACCTACCGTGTAATTGAGTTCTTCAAAACCGAAGACGGAAAAGAATTCCCACGGGAAGAAGAAATCACTGATCCAAAGAAAAATTCCCGTATTTTGGTCAGGCAGGAGAACGCTGTTTTCGGAATTGAACTTTCAGGTAAATTGTTCGATCCGCAACAATTTGGGACCTACAAGTGGAAAAACTAG
- a CDS encoding acetyl-CoA C-acetyltransferase, giving the protein MKSVREAVVVSATRTPLAGFNGTLGGIGATTLGGLVIAEAVKRSGLDKSEIDEVIMGQVLPCGYGQNPARQACIKAGLPYETQCFTLNKVCGSGLKAVMLAAQAIQLGDADIVVAGGMENMSAAPYYLEKARFGFRMNNGTLFDHMVHDGLWDIVNDFHMGISNDLCSEKYNISREDQDRYAALSYERALGAIKDGKFRQEIMPVMIPQRKGDPKVFDTDECPRETSYELLSKMKPAFQKNGVATAGNASVISDGASALCIVAEDIAKRKGLEILARVGAQGSAGLDMKYVLMAPMLSIPKVAAKEGVDCKSIDLMEINEAFAGSTVGVMRELDLDVQKCNVNGGSVALGHPIGASGARVLTTLIYAMRERNAKTGMASLCLGGGEAVSLFIDR; this is encoded by the coding sequence ATGAAATCGGTACGTGAAGCAGTTGTTGTAAGCGCTACTCGAACACCTTTAGCAGGTTTCAACGGTACTCTGGGCGGCATAGGCGCAACTACGCTGGGTGGGCTGGTTATTGCAGAAGCAGTAAAGCGTTCAGGATTAGACAAGTCTGAGATTGATGAAGTAATTATGGGGCAGGTCCTCCCGTGCGGCTATGGCCAGAATCCGGCCAGGCAAGCCTGTATTAAGGCCGGGCTTCCCTATGAAACCCAATGCTTTACACTAAATAAGGTGTGCGGATCAGGCCTTAAAGCCGTAATGCTGGCAGCCCAGGCCATTCAGTTAGGCGACGCGGACATTGTCGTGGCGGGCGGAATGGAAAACATGAGCGCTGCGCCATACTATCTTGAAAAGGCCAGATTTGGTTTCAGGATGAATAATGGAACTCTCTTTGACCACATGGTTCATGATGGTCTTTGGGATATAGTCAATGATTTTCACATGGGAATAAGCAACGACCTCTGTAGCGAGAAGTACAACATTTCGAGAGAAGACCAGGATAGATACGCCGCTTTAAGTTATGAACGGGCGTTAGGAGCTATAAAAGACGGAAAATTCAGGCAGGAGATAATGCCGGTCATGATTCCCCAGAGAAAGGGGGATCCGAAAGTCTTTGACACTGACGAATGCCCGAGAGAAACCTCTTATGAACTATTGAGCAAAATGAAGCCGGCTTTTCAAAAAAACGGAGTCGCTACAGCCGGAAACGCATCCGTCATATCGGATGGCGCAAGCGCCCTATGTATCGTGGCTGAAGACATCGCCAAGAGAAAGGGACTTGAAATCCTTGCGAGAGTGGGGGCTCAAGGAAGCGCCGGTCTGGATATGAAATACGTGTTGATGGCCCCCATGCTTTCCATCCCGAAGGTAGCCGCGAAAGAAGGTGTTGATTGCAAGTCCATCGATCTCATGGAGATCAACGAGGCTTTTGCGGGTTCTACCGTGGGAGTGATGAGAGAACTGGATTTGGACGTTCAAAAATGTAACGTAAATGGTGGATCAGTCGCCCTTGGTCACCCGATCGGCGCGAGTGGAGCTAGAGTATTGACGACATTGATCTATGCCATGCGCGAGCGTAACGCCAAGACAGGGATGGCGTCACTATGTCTGGGCGGTGGTGAAGCGGTGTCACTATTTATTGATAGATAG
- a CDS encoding response regulator produces the protein MEQKQTIRVPWKSWDNFTGWAQDFSLKKKVLGAFLGVAVFVGLLTMILGMRLARHTIIEEAQKKVSSDLATAAFIIHSYRENLELRIRMIGGSDKIKEYLQSGNISAIRNRLAMMNLENDLDFLSILNPEGNLVARAFQLESTNENLAVNPIIEAAVSGKGASGFRITNIQKLVEDNPTLAQRLGTKLPKEGLTLEAAYPIFQDSKLIGVAYGGILINNNHSMVEQISQRLFKDVAYAEKEKGFVAIFQDDVAISSSLRGPDKIPTVGFQMNPSLRDQVLKRGEIVVRPEREFEDDYLTATEPIKDYTGQVIGAIQVASLEQPILSVVDRLVGAFLIIALCGVILMGAISYFLVNWINRPLEQMLNAAKGAAEGDLTHEVPVVARDEVGQLAATFNLMIRNLAESRKKLEEWGTQLASKVAEQTGQLDQAREQVERVKKLASLEKMADGMAHIMAHISDPLVPVGTSDEGSLADSRILVIDTDDQVLEICKRILENDGFEVITNQSVPGALAELEREIYDVVITDIEMPEMTGQALLKEIKIRQPDVLVILTASFKATQDAVETVKLGAYDYIPKPFGPHQILLMVYTALQTRSMLAKTRREHAAQRAETIFQRLPVAIALADDAHRVVYNNRAFLDLTAKDSEEDVKGQSFKDLFGVDPLDNAEESGGSKWLKLEKLGRTAKLYNFNLPEEDLRVLMLLDVTETVMKDQQADVFKTETINRAQQVIHQQMRVAQEIAGLLGETTAETKAALFELIKFAENVGAIR, from the coding sequence ATGGAACAAAAACAGACCATTCGCGTGCCTTGGAAAAGCTGGGATAACTTCACAGGTTGGGCTCAGGATTTTTCATTAAAAAAGAAAGTTTTAGGGGCGTTTCTAGGAGTGGCCGTGTTTGTCGGCCTGCTTACCATGATCCTTGGCATGCGCCTTGCCCGACACACGATCATTGAAGAGGCTCAGAAAAAGGTCTCGAGCGATCTCGCGACAGCGGCGTTTATTATACATAGCTACAGGGAGAACCTTGAACTCAGGATAAGGATGATTGGGGGATCGGACAAGATAAAAGAATACCTCCAGAGCGGCAACATTTCAGCGATTAGAAATCGCCTCGCGATGATGAATCTGGAAAACGATCTCGATTTCCTTTCTATCTTGAATCCGGAAGGTAACCTGGTCGCTAGAGCCTTTCAACTCGAGTCAACAAACGAAAATTTGGCGGTCAACCCGATAATCGAGGCAGCCGTATCCGGGAAAGGCGCTTCAGGTTTTAGAATCACCAACATTCAAAAGTTGGTTGAAGATAACCCAACTTTGGCTCAGAGGTTGGGCACGAAGCTTCCTAAAGAAGGCCTTACCCTGGAAGCCGCATATCCTATCTTTCAGGATTCCAAATTAATAGGGGTAGCATACGGGGGGATCCTGATAAACAACAACCATTCCATGGTTGAACAAATTTCCCAGCGCCTGTTTAAAGATGTGGCTTATGCGGAAAAGGAAAAGGGATTCGTGGCCATTTTTCAGGATGATGTGGCTATTAGCTCCTCCCTGCGTGGCCCCGACAAAATCCCGACGGTTGGTTTTCAAATGAATCCAAGTCTTCGGGATCAGGTTCTGAAAAGAGGGGAAATAGTCGTCAGGCCTGAAAGAGAGTTTGAGGACGACTACTTGACGGCTACAGAGCCGATTAAGGACTACACGGGCCAAGTGATAGGCGCCATTCAGGTGGCTAGCCTGGAGCAACCGATTCTTTCAGTTGTTGATCGCCTTGTCGGCGCTTTTTTGATCATCGCTCTTTGCGGGGTAATACTAATGGGCGCCATATCGTATTTCCTCGTGAACTGGATCAACAGACCACTTGAACAGATGCTCAACGCAGCTAAGGGGGCCGCCGAAGGAGATTTGACCCACGAAGTGCCCGTAGTCGCCAGGGACGAAGTCGGCCAGCTTGCGGCGACATTTAATCTGATGATCAGAAATCTCGCTGAATCAAGAAAAAAGTTGGAAGAATGGGGCACTCAGCTCGCTTCAAAAGTCGCGGAGCAGACCGGACAGTTAGACCAGGCCAGAGAACAGGTCGAAAGAGTCAAGAAACTGGCCTCCCTCGAGAAGATGGCCGATGGTATGGCCCACATCATGGCTCACATCTCAGATCCTTTGGTGCCTGTTGGGACTTCGGACGAGGGGAGCCTCGCTGATTCCAGGATTCTGGTAATAGACACCGATGATCAGGTTCTCGAAATCTGCAAACGTATACTGGAAAATGACGGATTTGAGGTGATAACAAACCAGTCCGTGCCTGGCGCCCTCGCTGAGCTGGAGAGAGAAATTTACGATGTCGTAATTACAGATATAGAAATGCCTGAAATGACGGGACAAGCGCTGCTCAAAGAGATTAAAATCAGGCAGCCGGATGTTTTGGTTATCTTGACCGCCTCGTTCAAGGCGACTCAAGATGCGGTTGAAACCGTCAAACTGGGAGCCTATGACTATATTCCGAAACCTTTTGGACCTCACCAGATACTACTGATGGTTTATACCGCGTTACAGACCCGGTCAATGTTGGCAAAGACAAGGCGAGAGCACGCAGCGCAGAGAGCGGAGACCATTTTTCAGCGCTTGCCAGTGGCCATAGCCCTTGCTGATGACGCTCACAGGGTAGTGTACAACAACCGGGCCTTTCTCGATTTAACAGCTAAAGACTCTGAGGAAGATGTCAAAGGACAAAGCTTCAAGGACTTGTTTGGAGTAGATCCTTTGGATAACGCTGAAGAATCGGGTGGATCCAAGTGGCTGAAACTTGAAAAGCTGGGCAGGACGGCCAAGCTGTACAATTTCAACTTGCCGGAAGAGGATCTGAGGGTTCTCATGTTGCTGGACGTGACGGAAACAGTCATGAAAGACCAGCAGGCGGATGTTTTTAAGACGGAAACTATCAACAGGGCTCAGCAGGTTATCCATCAACAGATGCGAGTGGCCCAGGAAATCGCCGGTTTGCTTGGTGAGACCACGGCAGAGACGAAGGCGGCCCTTTTTGAGCTTATAAAATTCGCTGAAAACGTTGGAGCAATCAGATGA
- a CDS encoding SpoIIE family protein phosphatase, giving the protein MSQPLYIESGGASICKYGEILCGDSLSVASIGDGKLMVLSDGLGSGVKANILATLTTKIATRLMERGLPLEEVVETLTDTLPECKVRKIAYSTFTLLKVKDDGRVYLAEFDNPPTFYLKRGYISKLNYKDKTLGSRKIREAHVHAEAGDWLITVSDGEIHAGIGGLLNLGWDWEKIAKFLETQVYEDVSAQKVAQVLVDQAKQLYEDRPGDDTTVGVLKIRHKRFGAFMIGPPVRREDDMDVVKRFLELPGRKIVSGGTTAGILAKILEKDVTVDLSTMTNKIPPTGKMEGIDLVTEGVHTVNHSLEILQKIKETDELSGLRDGASLLTREFLLADCIYIFLGQAINPAHLNPNLPQEMGFKSRSVQSIAAMLKEKGKEVHLEIH; this is encoded by the coding sequence ATGAGTCAACCTCTCTACATTGAATCGGGTGGCGCATCTATTTGCAAATACGGAGAGATTCTCTGTGGAGATTCTCTTTCCGTAGCATCCATTGGTGACGGGAAACTCATGGTGTTGTCGGATGGTCTTGGGAGTGGCGTGAAAGCGAATATCCTTGCGACCCTGACTACAAAGATAGCTACTCGTCTTATGGAAAGAGGGCTCCCGCTCGAAGAAGTCGTAGAAACTCTGACTGACACCTTACCGGAATGTAAAGTAAGAAAAATTGCCTACAGCACATTTACCTTGTTGAAAGTTAAAGACGATGGAAGGGTATACCTCGCGGAATTTGACAATCCTCCGACTTTCTATCTGAAACGCGGGTACATAAGTAAACTCAATTACAAGGACAAGACCCTGGGTTCCAGAAAAATAAGGGAAGCCCACGTTCACGCTGAAGCTGGAGACTGGTTGATAACCGTGAGCGATGGAGAGATTCACGCCGGAATAGGTGGTTTGCTGAATTTGGGCTGGGACTGGGAAAAGATAGCGAAATTCCTGGAAACCCAGGTCTACGAAGATGTTTCAGCGCAGAAGGTGGCGCAGGTCCTTGTTGATCAGGCGAAGCAACTCTACGAGGATCGTCCTGGGGATGATACTACAGTAGGTGTTCTCAAAATCAGGCATAAGAGATTCGGCGCGTTCATGATCGGTCCACCGGTAAGACGTGAGGACGACATGGATGTAGTTAAACGCTTCCTTGAGTTGCCGGGGCGGAAGATAGTGAGTGGAGGCACCACTGCGGGCATTCTTGCAAAAATCCTGGAAAAAGACGTAACAGTTGATCTATCGACCATGACCAACAAGATTCCACCTACCGGTAAGATGGAAGGGATTGATCTCGTCACGGAAGGGGTCCATACGGTCAACCATTCTCTTGAAATTCTTCAGAAAATTAAGGAAACGGACGAACTCTCGGGATTGCGTGATGGGGCCAGTTTGCTTACGAGGGAGTTCTTGCTCGCTGATTGCATTTACATTTTTTTGGGACAGGCCATAAATCCGGCTCATCTGAATCCGAATCTTCCCCAGGAAATGGGATTCAAGAGTCGTAGTGTCCAGTCAATCGCCGCAATGTTGAAGGAAAAGGGAAAAGAAGTCCACCTGGAAATTCACTGA
- a CDS encoding radical SAM protein: protein MRYIGSVYRPPSEAESLIIQVTLGCSHNKCSFCGSYLEKPFSIRNIKEITEDLADSMSMGPVSRIFLADGDALCIPQKRLIEILELVNRFHPEAERIGVYSNAKDILRKSVDELKRLKELKVGIIYLGVETGDEKLLKKICKGADYKQLVEAAHRVKEAGITLSVTVLLGIGGVEGSSDHARATAAILTDMDPDYVGALSVILVPGTPLHSEFTTGEFKLPDPFGLIEELRTIIAESSFTNCVFRSNHASNYLPVKATLPRDKKKILDAIDAILSSKDSRALRPEFLRAL from the coding sequence TTGAGATACATTGGAAGCGTTTACAGACCGCCAAGCGAGGCGGAAAGCCTTATAATCCAGGTGACGCTAGGCTGCAGTCACAACAAATGCTCCTTTTGCGGAAGTTACCTGGAAAAACCATTTTCCATCAGAAACATCAAAGAGATAACCGAGGACCTCGCCGACTCAATGAGTATGGGTCCTGTCAGCCGAATTTTTCTGGCCGATGGCGACGCTCTGTGTATTCCGCAAAAGCGTCTTATAGAAATTCTTGAATTAGTGAATCGTTTTCATCCGGAAGCGGAGCGGATAGGGGTCTATTCTAACGCCAAGGACATTTTACGGAAATCAGTGGATGAACTTAAACGGCTTAAAGAGTTAAAGGTTGGGATCATATACCTGGGCGTAGAAACCGGGGACGAGAAGCTTTTGAAGAAGATTTGTAAGGGAGCTGATTACAAACAACTCGTAGAGGCTGCTCATAGGGTCAAGGAAGCCGGCATAACCCTCTCTGTTACTGTTCTCCTGGGAATAGGCGGTGTTGAGGGAAGTTCTGATCATGCCAGAGCGACAGCGGCGATACTAACTGATATGGATCCTGATTACGTTGGAGCGCTCAGTGTGATATTGGTTCCTGGGACCCCCCTGCATAGCGAGTTTACAACAGGCGAATTCAAACTTCCTGATCCTTTCGGGCTTATCGAGGAACTCAGGACGATCATAGCAGAGTCTTCGTTCACAAACTGCGTCTTCAGATCCAATCACGCTTCCAACTATTTGCCTGTTAAAGCTACTCTTCCCCGGGACAAAAAAAAGATCCTGGATGCCATAGACGCTATACTCAGTTCTAAAGATTCACGAGCGCTCCGGCCGGAGTTCTTGAGAGCATTGTGA
- a CDS encoding CBS domain-containing protein, whose amino-acid sequence MPLTRKVADLIVPIGDYAVVNQDSPLSEAILALRKVYCQVETGKCTEAGHRNILVLDSSKKLVGILDFRTILQVMIPEITGGLTDRLEALGVTMAFAQADSLELDESRLSFRARVIKNADTKIKHVMLKVRGVIQAQDDLLNAMQLMYANKITVLPVYDGAELIGVLRESDLFLTVAEIITE is encoded by the coding sequence ATGCCATTAACAAGAAAAGTTGCAGACCTGATAGTGCCGATAGGCGATTATGCAGTGGTTAATCAAGATAGCCCCCTGTCAGAAGCGATCTTGGCTTTAAGAAAAGTGTATTGTCAGGTGGAGACTGGAAAGTGCACTGAAGCGGGGCACCGAAACATATTGGTGTTGGATTCTTCAAAAAAACTGGTGGGAATCCTGGATTTCAGGACTATTTTGCAAGTTATGATCCCTGAAATAACCGGTGGATTGACGGACCGACTCGAGGCTCTTGGTGTTACAATGGCTTTTGCGCAAGCGGACAGTCTCGAACTGGACGAATCAAGATTGAGTTTTCGCGCAAGAGTAATCAAGAATGCCGACACCAAGATAAAACATGTGATGTTAAAGGTTAGAGGTGTAATCCAGGCGCAAGACGATCTCCTAAACGCTATGCAACTGATGTACGCTAACAAGATCACGGTGTTGCCGGTTTATGACGGAGCCGAATTGATTGGAGTGTTAAGAGAGTCAGATCTTTTCTTAACCGTAGCGGAAATAATAACCGAGTAA
- a CDS encoding response regulator yields the protein MKEFKVLMVDDEEDFVRTLDERMQMRNVDTSVALSGEEAMKKLAEETPDVLLVDLKMPGMDGMEVLKRAREAYPGVQVVMLTGHGSEADEAEARRLGVFEYLRKPVPLEQLMRTLKGAYKKKIEDAMVAASFAEEGDFESARQIMDQGKKKK from the coding sequence ATGAAAGAATTCAAAGTATTGATGGTGGATGACGAAGAAGATTTCGTTCGCACACTCGATGAGCGAATGCAAATGAGGAACGTTGACACATCCGTGGCCCTGAGTGGCGAGGAGGCCATGAAAAAGCTCGCGGAGGAAACTCCTGATGTGCTTCTTGTAGATTTGAAGATGCCGGGCATGGATGGAATGGAAGTGTTAAAGAGAGCCAGGGAAGCTTATCCGGGTGTTCAGGTCGTCATGCTAACGGGTCACGGCTCCGAAGCTGATGAAGCCGAGGCTAGACGACTGGGAGTCTTCGAATATTTGCGAAAGCCGGTTCCTCTGGAACAGCTCATGCGAACCCTTAAAGGGGCTTACAAGAAGAAAATAGAGGACGCCATGGTGGCCGCCTCTTTTGCTGAAGAAGGGGATTTTGAATCCGCCAGACAGATTATGGATCAAGGCAAGAAAAAGAAATAA
- a CDS encoding (2Fe-2S) ferredoxin domain-containing protein: MRVITVCVGSACHLKGSHDIINYFKDAIKDAELENKVELKGSFCMDHCTDGANLLVDDVLFHANTVDDAKAIFKQEILDKI; the protein is encoded by the coding sequence ATGCGTGTCATTACTGTATGCGTGGGAAGCGCATGCCATCTTAAAGGCTCTCACGATATTATAAATTATTTCAAAGACGCGATAAAAGACGCCGAACTTGAGAATAAAGTCGAGTTAAAGGGGTCGTTTTGCATGGATCATTGTACCGACGGCGCTAATCTGTTGGTAGATGATGTGTTGTTTCACGCCAATACAGTTGACGACGCCAAGGCGATTTTCAAACAGGAGATTCTAGACAAAATCTGA